In Candidatus Hydrogenedentota bacterium, the following proteins share a genomic window:
- a CDS encoding amino acid aminotransferase yields the protein MFESIEMAPPDPILGLTDAFMKDTRPGKINLGVGVYKDESGKTPIFASVKRAEERILGEETTKSYLPIPGSPAYGAAVQDMVFGPDHPIVADKRAVTAHTPGGTGALRVAGDFIKANLNTNRIWISSPTWENHRGVFQAAGLEVETYPYYDADGKRLAFDAMMSALESVPAGEIVLLHACCHNPTGMDPDAVQWKSIADVAARRRFLPFFDFAYQGLGDGLEQDAAGLRIVADAVDEFIVASSFAKNFGLYNERAGALTLVARSGAEAQRAFSQLKLRIRTNYSNPPSHGGAIVTTVLNDPELRALWEGEVRAMCDRIRGMRALFVETLKAKGVDRDFSFITRQRGMFSFSGLTKDQVDALRERYGIYIVASGRINVAAMTPSNMEPLCSAVADVLRG from the coding sequence ATGTTCGAATCTATTGAGATGGCGCCGCCCGATCCGATTTTGGGGCTTACCGACGCATTCATGAAAGATACCCGGCCCGGAAAGATCAATCTCGGCGTCGGCGTGTATAAGGATGAAAGCGGCAAGACGCCGATTTTTGCATCCGTCAAGCGGGCCGAGGAGCGCATCCTTGGCGAGGAGACCACGAAATCGTATCTGCCGATACCGGGATCTCCGGCGTACGGCGCGGCGGTGCAGGACATGGTTTTCGGTCCGGATCACCCAATTGTCGCGGACAAGCGCGCGGTGACGGCGCATACGCCGGGCGGGACGGGCGCGTTGCGCGTCGCGGGCGATTTCATCAAGGCGAACCTCAACACCAACCGGATCTGGATCAGCTCCCCGACGTGGGAAAACCATCGGGGAGTGTTTCAGGCGGCCGGTCTCGAAGTGGAGACTTATCCCTATTACGATGCCGATGGCAAGCGGTTGGCCTTTGATGCAATGATGTCGGCGCTTGAATCCGTGCCGGCGGGCGAGATCGTCCTTCTTCACGCCTGCTGCCACAATCCCACCGGCATGGATCCGGACGCGGTACAGTGGAAGTCGATCGCGGACGTCGCGGCGCGCCGCCGATTCCTGCCCTTTTTCGACTTTGCCTACCAGGGACTCGGCGACGGACTCGAACAGGACGCCGCGGGGTTGCGCATCGTGGCGGATGCCGTGGACGAGTTCATCGTGGCCAGTTCGTTCGCGAAGAATTTCGGCCTGTACAACGAGCGGGCGGGCGCCCTCACGCTTGTGGCGCGTTCCGGGGCCGAGGCGCAGCGGGCGTTCAGCCAGCTCAAGTTGCGGATTCGCACCAATTACTCGAATCCGCCGTCGCACGGCGGGGCCATCGTGACGACGGTCCTGAACGATCCCGAACTTCGCGCGTTGTGGGAAGGCGAGGTGCGCGCCATGTGCGATCGCATCCGCGGGATGCGGGCGCTTTTCGTCGAGACGCTCAAGGCCAAGGGCGTGGACCGCGATTTCTCGTTCATCACGCGCCAGCGCGGCATGTTCTCGTTCTCCGGCTTAACAAAAGATCAGGTGGATGCCCTGCGCGAACGGTACGGCATCTATATCGTGGCGTCGGGCCGCATCAACGTCGCCGCCATGACGCCGTCCAACATGGAGCCGCTCTGTTCCGCCGTCGCGGACGTGTTGCGGGGATAA
- the hisI gene encoding phosphoribosyl-AMP cyclohydrolase, which yields MKLNDMVRFDEKGLVAAIIQHADTGQVLMLGYMNAESLAITLEERRACFWSRSRQKLWRKGETSGNVLEVREIRVDCDADALVLKCNPIGPTCHTNETSCFYRKVDFDGGVTLDGDGVAAE from the coding sequence ATGAAATTGAACGACATGGTCAGATTTGATGAAAAAGGCTTGGTGGCGGCCATTATTCAGCATGCGGACACGGGTCAGGTGCTGATGCTGGGGTACATGAACGCGGAATCGCTGGCGATAACGTTGGAGGAGCGGCGCGCGTGTTTTTGGTCGCGGTCGCGACAGAAACTCTGGCGCAAGGGCGAGACGTCGGGGAATGTCCTGGAGGTCCGGGAGATTCGTGTTGATTGCGACGCCGACGCGCTCGTCCTGAAGTGCAATCCGATCGGACCCACTTGTCATACGAATGAAACCAGTTGTTTTTACCGAAAAGTGGATTTCGACGGCGGCGTGACGCTGGATGGAGACGGCGTGGCCGCGGAATAA
- a CDS encoding aminodeoxychorismate/anthranilate synthase component II, translating into MILIVDNYDSFTYNLVQYFGELEPDIRVFRNDAIDVAGIRALKPDRIIVSPGPCTPKEAGISRDVIRELGPEIPLLGVCLGHQAIGDVFGGDVIRAERIMHGKLSWIRHNGNRLFEGVESPFQATRYHSLIIRRETCPDVLEITAETDEGEIMGVAHKQYPIWGVQFHPESILTKCGKQIIRNFMAL; encoded by the coding sequence ATGATTCTCATCGTTGACAACTACGATTCGTTCACCTACAACCTCGTGCAGTATTTCGGCGAGTTGGAGCCCGATATCCGCGTGTTTCGCAACGACGCGATCGATGTCGCGGGTATCCGCGCGCTCAAGCCGGACCGGATCATCGTGTCGCCGGGACCATGCACGCCGAAGGAAGCCGGCATCTCGCGGGACGTGATCCGCGAACTCGGCCCGGAGATCCCGCTGCTGGGCGTCTGCCTCGGTCACCAGGCGATCGGCGACGTGTTCGGCGGCGATGTCATCCGCGCCGAACGGATTATGCACGGAAAACTGAGCTGGATCCGCCACAACGGCAACCGGCTGTTCGAGGGCGTCGAATCGCCATTCCAGGCCACGCGCTACCACTCGCTCATCATCCGCCGCGAGACCTGTCCCGATGTGCTCGAAATCACCGCCGAGACCGACGAAGGCGAGATCATGGGCGTTGCCCACAAGCAATATCCGATCTGGGGCGTCCAGTTCCATCCCGAAAGCATCCTCACGAAATGCGGCAAGCAAATCATCCGGAACTTCATGGCGCTCTGA
- the trpE gene encoding anthranilate synthase component I, producing MVHPTLDEFRKLASPGALVPVYREILADLETPVTAYMKIAKDQSYAFLLESVEKADAIGRYSFIGANPSVVFRSKGTQVTLIRDGCASCCESPDPLGELRKLMATYKPVPVPGLDGFHGGAVGYMSYDQVRFFEKVPDANPDPLGLPDLYFMITDTILIFDHVSNKLLIVSNAHVQESADSAYAEAVRKIDILDRQLRRPLSVSTERLQSGPVDNEPKSSFTREAFCEAVRKAKEYICAGDIFQVVLSQRFEREVFASPVSLYRALRSINPSPYMTLVQYPDMALIGSSPEVMTQVKGRRCMVRPIAGTRPRGATPEEDLQLEKDLLADEKELAEHIMLVDLGRNDVGRVSKPGTVAPVASRMMAIERYSHVMHIVSEVAGEMKDGEDAYSALAATFPMGTVSGAPKIRAMEIIDELEPIRRGPYAGGCGYISFDGDMDTCIIIRTIILKDGVAHIQAGAGIVYDSVPEREYEETVNKAKAMFRAVEFAEKGLES from the coding sequence ATGGTTCACCCCACGTTGGATGAATTTCGCAAGTTGGCGAGTCCGGGCGCATTGGTCCCGGTATACCGCGAGATCCTGGCGGATCTTGAGACGCCGGTGACGGCGTACATGAAAATCGCGAAGGACCAGTCCTACGCGTTTTTGCTCGAAAGCGTCGAGAAAGCCGACGCGATCGGCCGGTATTCGTTTATCGGCGCGAATCCCTCGGTGGTTTTCCGATCGAAGGGCACGCAGGTCACGCTGATTCGTGACGGGTGCGCATCCTGTTGCGAATCGCCCGATCCGCTCGGCGAACTACGCAAGTTGATGGCCACCTACAAACCGGTGCCGGTTCCCGGGCTTGACGGTTTCCATGGCGGGGCCGTCGGCTACATGTCGTACGATCAGGTGCGGTTCTTCGAGAAAGTGCCGGACGCGAATCCGGATCCGCTGGGTCTGCCGGATCTGTATTTCATGATCACCGACACAATCCTGATCTTCGATCATGTGAGCAACAAACTGTTGATAGTGTCCAACGCGCACGTGCAGGAAAGCGCGGATTCGGCCTATGCCGAGGCGGTGCGCAAGATTGACATTCTTGATCGCCAATTGCGCAGGCCGCTTTCGGTCAGCACGGAACGGCTGCAATCCGGTCCGGTGGACAATGAGCCGAAGTCGAGTTTCACGCGCGAGGCGTTCTGCGAGGCGGTCCGCAAGGCCAAGGAGTACATCTGCGCGGGCGACATCTTCCAGGTGGTTTTGTCGCAGCGCTTCGAGCGCGAAGTGTTCGCGAGTCCCGTGAGCCTGTACCGCGCGCTGCGATCGATCAATCCGTCGCCGTACATGACGCTCGTGCAATATCCGGACATGGCGCTTATCGGATCGAGTCCCGAAGTCATGACGCAGGTCAAGGGCCGGCGCTGTATGGTGCGGCCCATCGCGGGGACGCGTCCGCGCGGCGCAACGCCCGAAGAGGATCTGCAGCTCGAAAAAGACCTGCTCGCGGACGAGAAGGAACTCGCCGAGCACATCATGCTGGTGGACCTCGGCCGCAACGACGTCGGTCGTGTCAGCAAGCCGGGCACGGTCGCGCCGGTGGCGTCGCGGATGATGGCCATCGAGCGTTATTCGCACGTCATGCACATCGTCAGCGAAGTGGCCGGCGAGATGAAGGACGGCGAAGACGCCTATTCCGCCTTGGCGGCCACGTTTCCGATGGGCACGGTCAGCGGCGCGCCGAAAATCCGCGCGATGGAGATCATTGACGAACTCGAACCCATCCGCCGCGGACCGTACGCGGGCGGTTGCGGTTATATCAGTTTCGACGGCGACATGGACACGTGCATCATCATCCGCACGATCATCCTGAAGGACGGCGTGGCGCATATCCAGGCCGGCGCGGGCATTGTCTACGACAGCGTGCCCGAACGCGAGTACGAGGAAACGGTCAACAAGGCGAAGGCGATGTTCCGCGCGGTGGAATTCGCCGAAAAGGGGCTTGAATCATGA
- a CDS encoding TIM barrel protein, with the protein MAKAGAKQYRFSFGPWNIDEGADPFGPTVRKPEALAKKIRAAKAMGFDGVQFHDDDVAPNLDGKSHAQIMKEAAQVKRMLDGEGLKAEFTAPRLWFARQTIDGAYTSNDPKCRKYAIERTKICMDINNAIGGDWIVLWLAREGSYIRESKNPRVSVLQLRDALNAMLAYDPKAMILIEPKPNEPVDSAIIPTIGHAIGLSYLTDDPSRVGCLVETAHSCLAGLDPSDDMAYALAHNKLKSVHLNDQGGLKFDQDKSFGSYNLRRAFNQVRVLDEYGYGKNGEWIGLDVKAMRTQKQEGNTKHLSSSKERFLFLLEKVRTLDKKLEAQLIAARDYEELDRYILCHLMGVKYR; encoded by the coding sequence ATGGCCAAGGCAGGAGCAAAGCAGTATCGTTTTTCGTTTGGTCCGTGGAACATTGACGAGGGCGCGGATCCGTTTGGTCCCACGGTGCGCAAGCCGGAGGCGCTGGCGAAGAAGATCCGGGCCGCGAAGGCCATGGGATTCGACGGCGTCCAGTTTCACGACGACGATGTGGCGCCGAATCTCGACGGCAAATCGCACGCGCAAATCATGAAAGAGGCGGCGCAGGTCAAGCGGATGCTGGACGGGGAAGGACTCAAGGCGGAGTTCACCGCGCCGCGCCTGTGGTTCGCGCGGCAGACCATTGACGGCGCGTACACGAGCAACGATCCGAAATGCCGGAAGTACGCCATCGAGCGCACGAAAATCTGCATGGACATCAACAACGCCATCGGCGGCGACTGGATCGTGTTGTGGCTTGCGCGGGAAGGGTCGTATATTCGCGAAAGCAAGAATCCGCGTGTGTCGGTGCTGCAATTGCGCGACGCGTTGAATGCGATGCTGGCGTACGATCCGAAGGCGATGATCCTGATCGAGCCGAAACCCAACGAGCCGGTGGACAGCGCGATTATCCCGACGATCGGTCATGCCATCGGATTGTCGTATCTGACGGACGATCCGTCGCGCGTCGGATGTTTGGTCGAGACGGCGCATTCGTGTCTGGCCGGGCTGGATCCGAGCGACGACATGGCCTATGCCCTCGCGCACAACAAACTCAAGAGCGTGCATCTGAACGACCAAGGCGGGCTAAAGTTCGATCAGGACAAGTCGTTCGGATCGTACAACCTTCGCCGCGCGTTCAACCAGGTCCGCGTGCTTGACGAGTACGGTTACGGCAAAAACGGCGAATGGATCGGCCTCGACGTCAAGGCCATGCGCACGCAGAAACAGGAAGGCAACACGAAGCATTTGTCGTCGAGCAAGGAACGCTTCCTGTTCCTGTTGGAAAAAGTCCGGACTTTGGACAAGAAACTCGAGGCGCAGTTGATCGCCGCGCGCGATTACGAGGAACTCGACCGCTACATTCTGTGCCACCTGATGGGCGTGAAGTACCGGTAA